One window from the genome of Neospora caninum Liverpool complete genome, chromosome VI encodes:
- a CDS encoding putative 50S ribosomal protein L3, which translates to MWGELASAKGEMHSGRSEECWGESKTSLPSSRVASSLGLAFVSSSVSSSCGPRQSWISPLSSSLCSFSSCAAPAVPKQQLSWEGGSRTPLTVDDALSMRAPLVFSSSFFAPSPGASGPLTSCPLTSCLPSMGSFGSRADEGLDENGASLCYPGARRRRGARDPTALQMIKKYVGLRAPDDPRDYLFDIRWPDQKPEVELLARKIDMTACFSPDGQAEPVTLLQVIPATIVQFLEYGKAVVSYDAPKRRRLFVKRPVLGKLQRVGATGFETATLTVRPPNEFVLGQVLDVSSLMGAKHVHVRALKKAKGFQGIVSRHGFHRGPMTHGSTHHRGPGSVGAGTDPGRVLPGTRMAGRDKAKYATVRNLRVLGFNPKQNLLIVRGSVPGWDMRTVVHVVWERWREECIEDRSRLIEKEREDRLKLVGAVKSSGVKSAKNVGPKKGGGKKKK; encoded by the exons ATGTGGGGCGAGCTTGCCTccgcgaaaggagagatgCACTCAGGGCGTAGCGAGGAGTGCTGGGGGGAGAGCAAGACAtccctgccttcttcgcgcgtcgcttcttctcttggcctcgctttcgtttccagttccgtctcctcttcttgcggGCCCCGACAGTCTTGGATTtccccgctttcttcctctctttgctctttttcgtcttgcGCCGCGCCCGCAGTTCCCAAACAACAGCTCTCGTGGGAGGGTGGTTCTCGCACGCCACTCACAGTGGACGACGCGCTGTCCATGAGAGCCCCgctcgtgttttcttcttcctttttcgctccttctcctGGTGCGTCTGGCCCTCTGACATCTTGTCCTCTGACATCTTGCCTCCCCTCCATGGGTAGCTTCGGCAGTCGGGCTGACGAGGGACTGGATGAGAATGGCGCAAGCCTCTGCTACCCTGGAgcgagacgacgacgaggagcgagagaccCGACTGCCCTCCAAATGATCAAAAAG tATGTGGGGCTCCGCGCGCCCGACGACCCGAGGGACTACCTCTTCGACATTCGGTGGCCAGACCAGAAACCAGAG GTCGAGCTTTTAGCTCGGAAGATCGACATGACTGCATGCTTCTCGCCGGATGGCCAAGCCGAACCGGTGACACTGCTTCAGGTTATTCCAGCGACGATTGTTCAGTTCCTCGAATACGGGAAAGCAGTGGTCTCCTACG ACGCTCCTAAGCGCCGACGCCTGTTTGTGAAGAGGCCTGTTCTCGGCAAGCTGCAGCGGGTCGGAGCTACGGGCTTCGAGACGGCAACCCTCACTGTGCGCCCTCCCAACGAATTCGTTCTCGGTCAGGTTTTGGACGTTTCGTCCCTTATGGGGGCGAAGCACGTTCACGTACGAGCACtaaagaaggcgaaagggtTCCAAGGCATCGTCTCCCGACACGGATTCCACAG AGGGCCCATGACCCACGGCTCGACTCACCATCGGGGACCAGGGTCGGTCGGAGCCGGCACGGACCCCGGACGCGTTTTGCCGGGGACCAGAATGGCAGGGCGCGACAAGGCAAAGTACGCGACGGTGCGCAACTTGCGCGTTTTAGGGTTTAATCCGAAGCAAAACCTTTTAATTGTGCGGGGAAGTGTCCCGGGATGGGACATGCGAACCGTCGTCCATGTGGTATGGGAACGGTGGCGAGAAGAGTGCATCGAAGACCGTTCGCGGTTGATCGAGAAGGAGCGGGAGGACCGCCTCAAACTCGTTGGCGCGGTCAAGTCGAGTGGCGTCAAGTCGGCGAAAAATGTGGGGCCAAAGAAGggaggcggaaagaaaaagaagtga